A window from Vibrio cortegadensis encodes these proteins:
- a CDS encoding sensor domain-containing protein, which produces MSSQQLQHWFAKLTSNSPFFFAILDDQHNYCMVNDRYCDISGLSQTELVGMSDSQILGEQFYQHLQPYYERAFAGEVIEAEITLNETDLETSLHFSLSPVHNDKKIDHVIFHATDTSEKQILIRSLEESENKFSKLTQLLPDGLLLVEDDCILSANPAAARLLGFNSANELLGEELGRLFIDVNTKTVFNTKLGSLLSEKPFVCLTGSRCGFERKLQLNADSTLILGSASQIVLIQDAEDAPKPLSSTVNEDAHIDSLTNLYNRFGFTKRLEQFIHTKTPLVMLYLDIDNFKNINDSLGHHIGDKVIKEVSSRLKRLLPKQAVLGHLGGDEFGIILPEPENNRMAESLSERIISIINQPFDLHHFSKRLACSIGSVASPQDGNDARILLQNADTAMYEAKDRGRNRLIKFNDQMNKEARMRLWLEIELQKALQQNGLEVWYQPKVNARDFSINGAEALVRWKHPVEGYISPAAFIPVAERAGLIEHLGRVVMRDVFTTVKRWKLQGILPGRVAINLSPEQFGNPKLIDYMEKLLRTTELDPSCITFELTESAVMSDSDHTLQMLNAIKKLGFALSIDDFGTGYSSLSYLARFPLDELKIDRAFITDIDTLPKQITVIENIINLGKSLNLTVVAEGVETHQQATLLSNLNCNSIQGFHFHRPQPKQEVEELFAQNRRHKN; this is translated from the coding sequence ATGTCATCCCAGCAGTTACAACATTGGTTCGCAAAACTAACGTCAAACAGTCCGTTCTTTTTTGCCATATTGGATGATCAGCACAACTACTGCATGGTCAATGATCGCTATTGCGATATTTCAGGACTTAGCCAAACCGAACTGGTTGGTATGAGTGATTCACAGATCCTCGGAGAGCAGTTTTACCAGCACTTACAGCCTTACTATGAAAGAGCGTTTGCTGGAGAAGTCATTGAAGCCGAAATTACTCTCAATGAGACGGATTTAGAGACCAGTCTGCATTTTTCATTGTCTCCCGTTCATAATGACAAGAAAATCGACCATGTAATCTTTCATGCTACTGATACGTCTGAAAAACAGATCCTCATTCGCTCCCTCGAAGAGTCCGAAAATAAATTTTCTAAGTTAACTCAGCTACTCCCCGATGGGCTTTTGTTAGTTGAAGATGACTGCATTTTGTCCGCGAACCCAGCCGCAGCACGATTGCTCGGTTTCAATTCAGCGAACGAGTTATTAGGTGAAGAGCTCGGGCGCCTATTTATCGATGTTAATACAAAAACCGTCTTTAATACGAAATTAGGCTCACTGCTTTCAGAGAAACCGTTTGTCTGCTTAACAGGATCTCGTTGCGGGTTTGAGAGAAAACTCCAACTCAATGCAGACTCGACTCTCATTTTAGGTAGCGCTTCACAAATCGTATTAATTCAAGATGCCGAAGACGCACCAAAACCACTGTCTAGCACCGTCAATGAAGATGCTCATATCGATTCACTGACCAATCTTTATAACCGTTTTGGCTTTACCAAGCGTTTAGAGCAGTTCATCCACACCAAAACACCACTTGTGATGCTGTATCTTGATATTGATAACTTTAAAAACATCAATGACTCTCTAGGTCACCACATTGGTGATAAAGTCATCAAAGAGGTCTCTTCAAGGTTAAAACGATTACTGCCTAAACAAGCGGTTCTGGGGCATTTAGGTGGTGATGAGTTTGGGATTATTCTGCCTGAACCTGAAAATAATCGTATGGCTGAATCACTTTCTGAACGCATTATATCCATTATTAATCAGCCCTTCGATCTGCACCACTTCAGCAAGCGTTTAGCCTGTTCTATTGGCAGCGTTGCCTCTCCACAAGATGGCAACGATGCTCGGATCTTATTGCAAAATGCCGATACCGCAATGTATGAGGCAAAAGATCGCGGCCGTAATCGACTCATTAAGTTTAATGACCAGATGAACAAAGAAGCTCGAATGAGGCTTTGGCTAGAGATTGAACTGCAAAAAGCACTGCAACAAAACGGATTAGAAGTTTGGTACCAACCTAAAGTGAATGCACGCGATTTCAGCATCAATGGCGCTGAAGCTCTAGTTCGCTGGAAACACCCTGTTGAAGGCTACATCAGCCCGGCCGCCTTTATCCCTGTAGCAGAACGAGCAGGTTTAATTGAGCACCTTGGCCGAGTTGTGATGCGCGATGTATTTACCACAGTAAAACGCTGGAAGCTTCAAGGTATTCTACCTGGCAGAGTGGCGATTAACCTATCTCCAGAGCAATTTGGTAATCCGAAATTGATCGATTACATGGAGAAGTTACTCAGAACCACAGAGTTAGATCCAAGTTGCATTACATTTGAGCTAACAGAAAGCGCCGTAATGAGTGATAGCGACCACACTCTTCAAATGCTAAATGCGATCAAAAAACTGGGCTTCGCCTTATCAATTGATGATTTTGGTACTGGCTATTCATCACTCTCCTATTTGGCTAGATTCCCTCTTGATGAGCTCAAAATTGATCGTGCTTTCATCACTGATATTGATACGCTACCCAAGCAGATCACGGTAATTGAAAATATCATTAATTTGGGTAAGTCACTCAATTTAACCGTGGTAGCAGAAGGTGTTGAAACTCATCAGCAAGCAACGCTACTCTCAAATCTTAATTGCAACTCAATTCAAGGCTTCCACTTTCATCGACCTCAACCGAAACAAGAAGTCGAAGAGCTATTTGCCCAAAATCGCCGACACAAAAATTAG
- a CDS encoding U32 family peptidase encodes MKYALGPLLYFWPKQNVEDFYAQAQSSSADIIYLGESVCSKRREMKLKNWFEIAKELSASGKQVVLSTMALLEAPSEVSILKKYIDNGDFAIEANDVSAIQLAYEHKVPFVVGPAVNAYNAQTLNLFLKQGMTRWCMPVELSREWLSNVMTQCESLNIRNKFEVEVFSHGYLPLAYSARCFTARAENKAKDDCETCCIKYPTGLQVDSQEGQSVFNLNGIQTQSGYCYNLINDLPSMQGLVDVVRLSPLGLDTFSEVDRFRANESGTQPKIIQSHQCNGYWHQLAGLEVKQID; translated from the coding sequence ATGAAATACGCCCTTGGTCCATTACTTTATTTTTGGCCAAAACAGAATGTAGAAGATTTTTACGCGCAGGCACAATCCAGTTCAGCCGATATCATCTATTTAGGAGAATCGGTGTGCTCAAAACGCCGTGAAATGAAGCTAAAAAACTGGTTTGAGATTGCAAAAGAGCTGTCGGCATCTGGCAAGCAAGTTGTTCTGTCTACCATGGCACTTCTTGAAGCGCCGAGCGAAGTCAGCATTTTAAAGAAATACATCGATAATGGTGACTTTGCGATAGAGGCCAACGATGTTTCTGCTATTCAGCTTGCCTACGAACACAAAGTGCCTTTCGTTGTTGGCCCTGCGGTTAATGCTTACAACGCTCAAACACTGAACCTTTTCCTTAAACAGGGGATGACTCGTTGGTGCATGCCTGTTGAACTATCTCGTGAATGGTTAAGCAATGTAATGACTCAGTGTGAGTCTTTGAACATTCGTAATAAGTTTGAAGTCGAAGTCTTTAGCCATGGCTACCTACCTCTGGCTTATTCTGCTCGCTGCTTTACCGCTAGAGCCGAGAACAAAGCCAAAGATGATTGCGAGACATGCTGCATCAAATACCCAACAGGGCTTCAAGTTGATAGCCAAGAAGGACAATCAGTATTTAACTTGAATGGCATTCAAACTCAATCTGGTTACTGTTATAACTTGATTAATGATTTACCTAGTATGCAAGGATTAGTCGATGTGGTTCGCCTGAGCCCTCTCGGTCTTGATACGTTCTCAGAAGTCGATCGCTTCAGAGCGAATGAATCTGGTACGCAACCCAAGATAATTCAGAGCCATCAGTGTAATGGTTACTGGCATCAACTTGCGGGTTTAGAAGTCAAACAGATAGACTAA
- the nlpI gene encoding lipoprotein NlpI produces MKWFQTASLCIMLVLTGCSSTTKQSSQWIYPPMAVPLQSTIKQEVQIARLTQLLQRSDLKDEVRAKMFYERGNYYDSVGLRDLARLDFNQSLALEPAQPDIFNLLGVYFTQVGEFDAAYEAFDSTLELDPSNSYAERNRAIALYYGDRIDLAFEDMTKHYQDDPSDPFRALWLYIIQYELDPIEAQQALLARYESKDESWGWVLVALTLDKITEEQAFKAVLTSSRDNTLLAQRLTEVYFYLGKRYQLVGDYANAVSLYKLALSFNVFEYVEHRYSFLELGRIFEEVKAQRLAETNAKKMSESSEKSEVVTQ; encoded by the coding sequence GTGAAATGGTTTCAAACCGCTAGTCTATGCATAATGCTGGTATTGACTGGATGTTCATCAACAACAAAGCAGTCAAGTCAGTGGATCTATCCACCGATGGCAGTGCCTCTTCAATCGACAATTAAGCAAGAAGTACAAATTGCTCGTTTGACTCAATTGTTGCAGCGTTCTGATCTTAAAGATGAAGTTCGCGCCAAGATGTTTTATGAACGGGGGAATTACTACGATAGCGTTGGGTTGCGAGATCTTGCTCGTTTAGACTTTAATCAATCTCTAGCATTAGAGCCTGCTCAGCCTGACATCTTCAACCTATTGGGAGTGTACTTTACTCAAGTTGGTGAGTTTGATGCCGCATATGAAGCTTTTGATTCAACGTTAGAGCTTGATCCCTCTAACTCTTATGCTGAAAGAAACCGAGCGATTGCACTCTATTATGGTGATCGTATTGATTTAGCATTTGAAGATATGACCAAGCATTATCAGGATGATCCCAGCGATCCATTTCGTGCCTTGTGGTTGTATATAATTCAATACGAACTTGACCCTATTGAAGCGCAACAAGCGCTATTAGCACGCTATGAATCGAAAGATGAAAGCTGGGGCTGGGTGTTAGTGGCATTGACTCTGGATAAAATTACGGAAGAGCAAGCATTCAAAGCCGTGCTAACAAGTAGCCGTGACAACACACTGCTAGCGCAACGACTCACCGAAGTCTATTTTTATTTGGGTAAGCGTTATCAGCTAGTCGGTGACTATGCTAATGCCGTCTCTCTCTATAAGTTAGCCCTGTCATTTAATGTGTTTGAGTATGTGGAGCATCGTTACTCATTTTTAGAGCTTGGACGGATTTTTGAAGAGGTGAAAGCTCAGCGTTTAGCCGAAACCAACGCTAAAAAAATGAGTGAAAGTTCAGAGAAAAGCGAAGTAGTAACGCAATAG
- the ubiU gene encoding ubiquinone anaerobic biosynthesis protein UbiU — MELLCPAGNLPALKTAIDCGADAVYIGFKDDTNARHFAGLNFTGKKLDRAVQYVHDHNKKIHVALNTFAHPNGFERWTNAVDNAADLGVDALIVADIAVLDYAANKYPDLELHLSVQASATNVAAVDFYHQNFNVKRVVLPRVLSIHQVKQLSRNITSDVELEVFAFGSLCIMSEGRCYLSSYMTGESPNTVGACSPAKYVRWQETDGGLESRLNEILIDKYSAGENAGYPTLCKGRFEADIDGERKRYHALEEPTSLNTLSMLPELFAANVASVKIEGRQRSPAYVEQVTRTWRAAIDRYLADPEGYQVEQAWNATLANVSEGTQTTLGAYHRKWQ, encoded by the coding sequence ATGGAACTCCTATGTCCGGCAGGTAACCTTCCTGCTTTAAAAACAGCCATCGATTGCGGTGCTGATGCCGTATACATTGGTTTTAAAGATGACACCAATGCTCGTCATTTTGCTGGTTTAAATTTTACGGGCAAGAAGCTCGATCGCGCCGTGCAATATGTTCACGATCACAATAAAAAAATCCATGTGGCGCTTAATACGTTTGCCCATCCAAATGGTTTTGAACGTTGGACCAACGCCGTCGATAACGCCGCAGACTTAGGTGTCGATGCACTGATCGTTGCTGATATAGCCGTACTCGATTATGCAGCAAATAAATACCCTGATTTAGAACTGCATTTATCCGTACAAGCATCAGCCACCAACGTTGCTGCTGTCGATTTTTACCATCAAAATTTCAATGTAAAGCGCGTTGTATTACCTCGCGTGCTATCGATTCATCAAGTCAAACAGTTATCTCGAAATATCACCAGTGATGTCGAGTTAGAAGTATTTGCATTCGGTAGTTTGTGCATTATGTCTGAAGGCCGTTGTTACCTCTCTTCATACATGACAGGCGAATCTCCAAACACCGTTGGAGCCTGTTCTCCCGCTAAATATGTTCGCTGGCAAGAAACCGATGGCGGTCTTGAGTCTCGCCTTAATGAGATCTTAATAGATAAGTATTCAGCCGGTGAAAACGCAGGTTACCCAACATTGTGCAAAGGCCGTTTTGAAGCGGATATTGACGGTGAAAGAAAACGTTATCACGCTCTTGAAGAACCAACCAGTTTGAACACCCTCTCAATGCTTCCAGAGCTATTTGCCGCAAATGTGGCTTCAGTGAAAATTGAAGGACGCCAACGTAGTCCCGCTTATGTTGAACAAGTCACACGAACTTGGCGCGCTGCCATTGATCGCTACCTTGCAGACCCAGAAGGTTACCAAGTTGAGCAAGCGTGGAATGCAACATTAGCGAACGTTTCTGAAGGCACCCAGACCACTCTTGGTGCTTACCACCGTAAATGGCAGTAG
- a CDS encoding putative bifunctional diguanylate cyclase/phosphodiesterase: protein MKAKKVHSLAFKQAKTVFLVSVVLGLFFSFYYILVDLHQEQQRIEEHYQFKLLQNYSNASQAAYHLNHLLAEQVASSLMMDPAIFNVKIIDDFGDILTIKDKQVVSQGSLSELLSDYLTPTSTHYITALHQPNSEVIVGSLSFSINGTSIAQDFIAKSSRILLFDLIRNVLLTIILLIFFYYKLSKPIVTLIEWVQSLQDKNKAQPLPTKDRNDELSRLATSFHDLWQDREKAEGKLNQLAYYDSLTGLANRSLLLQTLSSTITDSAKTRTSGVLFYLDLDRFKTINDSLGHTIGDHLIKAIALRIDAWLKPGYVAARIGGDEFAILVPDLTSKEATNVAKQLLSLISNPYSIDDHQLYCTVSIGISVFPSVDSTSIDVLRQADTALYRAKVAGRNNYMFYEPEMQAQVESFLEIEKGLHEALNKHQLELYYQPQVNQHQQIIGVEALIRWNHPEKGVLPPGIFMPIAEETGQILQIGDWIIEQACYQYAAWKKEGVLPPTFKRLAINISPLQFSQESFVDHIFDALAQAGISGQHIELEITESLLLENIEGAIKKMAELKERDIQISIDDFGTGYSSLRYLKHLAVDVLKIDRSFVTQLHLDESDQALVDTIIMTARRLNLEVIAEGVEEVLELNSLKDLGCTQFQGYLFDKPLPAKEIAIKLKNSPYNIETAVNQAALVKTS from the coding sequence TTGAAAGCAAAAAAAGTACATTCTCTGGCATTTAAACAAGCAAAAACCGTCTTTTTAGTCTCAGTCGTTTTGGGGCTGTTTTTTAGTTTCTATTACATTTTAGTCGATTTGCACCAAGAGCAACAACGCATCGAAGAGCACTACCAATTCAAATTGCTCCAGAACTACTCTAACGCAAGCCAAGCCGCCTACCACTTAAATCATCTCTTAGCAGAACAAGTGGCATCCAGCCTTATGATGGATCCTGCCATTTTTAATGTAAAAATTATTGACGATTTTGGCGATATTCTCACAATCAAAGATAAACAAGTCGTCAGCCAGGGTAGCCTTTCGGAACTCTTGTCTGATTATTTAACCCCGACCTCAACCCATTACATAACGGCATTACATCAGCCAAACTCTGAGGTTATCGTCGGCTCACTTAGTTTCTCAATTAATGGCACGAGCATCGCACAAGACTTCATCGCAAAATCCTCACGAATCTTACTTTTCGATTTGATCCGAAACGTACTTCTAACCATTATCCTACTGATTTTTTTCTACTATAAATTGTCGAAACCTATCGTAACTCTCATTGAATGGGTTCAATCTCTGCAGGATAAAAACAAGGCTCAACCGCTACCAACAAAAGACAGAAATGATGAGCTGAGCCGCCTCGCGACGTCATTCCATGATTTATGGCAAGACAGAGAAAAAGCAGAAGGCAAGCTCAATCAACTCGCATACTATGATTCATTAACAGGATTAGCGAATCGTAGCTTGTTACTTCAAACTCTAAGCTCAACCATTACCGATTCCGCAAAAACGCGTACCAGCGGCGTACTGTTTTATCTTGATTTAGACCGCTTCAAAACCATCAATGACTCATTAGGTCATACGATTGGGGATCATTTAATCAAAGCCATTGCACTTCGTATTGATGCTTGGCTAAAGCCCGGCTACGTTGCGGCGAGAATTGGTGGTGATGAATTTGCCATCTTAGTCCCTGACCTCACTTCAAAAGAAGCAACCAATGTCGCCAAACAGTTACTTTCTCTGATCTCCAACCCGTACTCAATCGACGATCATCAACTCTATTGTACCGTGAGTATCGGAATATCGGTTTTCCCTTCCGTCGATAGCACCAGTATTGATGTGTTAAGGCAAGCCGACACTGCGCTATACCGAGCGAAAGTCGCGGGTAGAAACAATTACATGTTCTATGAGCCAGAGATGCAGGCGCAGGTAGAATCCTTTTTGGAGATTGAGAAAGGGCTACATGAGGCGCTAAACAAGCATCAACTGGAGCTTTACTACCAACCGCAAGTCAATCAACATCAGCAGATCATTGGCGTAGAAGCACTCATTCGTTGGAATCACCCAGAAAAAGGGGTACTCCCTCCCGGGATATTCATGCCGATTGCCGAAGAGACAGGGCAAATTTTACAAATTGGCGACTGGATCATTGAGCAGGCTTGTTACCAATACGCCGCATGGAAAAAAGAAGGGGTTCTTCCTCCAACATTTAAGCGCCTAGCCATCAACATCAGTCCGCTCCAATTCTCACAAGAATCATTTGTCGATCATATCTTCGATGCTCTAGCGCAAGCAGGGATTAGTGGTCAACATATCGAATTAGAGATAACAGAGAGTTTGCTGCTAGAGAACATTGAAGGCGCCATCAAGAAAATGGCCGAATTGAAAGAGCGAGATATACAAATATCGATAGATGACTTTGGGACTGGTTACTCTTCATTGCGCTATCTTAAACACTTAGCGGTCGATGTTTTAAAAATAGATCGATCTTTTGTGACTCAACTGCATTTAGATGAAAGCGATCAAGCCCTTGTTGATACCATCATTATGACCGCAAGACGGTTGAATCTAGAAGTCATTGCTGAAGGTGTTGAAGAAGTCCTTGAGCTCAATTCGCTTAAAGATCTGGGCTGTACACAGTTCCAAGGTTACTTATTTGATAAACCACTGCCAGCAAAAGAGATCGCCATCAAGCTAAAAAACAGCCCTTATAATATTGAAACCGCGGTTAACCAAGCCGCTTTAGTTAAAACAAGTTAA
- the rimI gene encoding ribosomal protein S18-alanine N-acetyltransferase, protein MTNQLIKLRPEHLNDVWNIEQSAHSHPWAQSNINDLDSRGGNHHGLWVNEELVGYFYSQNIVGEVTLLNIAIAPDKQGKGYGRILMEAFIKACEESNAESIWLEVRESNLKAFQLYESLGFNEVDRRYNYYPSANGKEDAIIMSYLFFSF, encoded by the coding sequence ATGACTAATCAATTAATCAAACTTCGACCTGAACATCTCAATGATGTTTGGAATATCGAACAAAGTGCACATTCTCACCCTTGGGCGCAATCTAATATTAATGATCTCGACAGCCGAGGTGGAAATCATCATGGTTTGTGGGTGAATGAAGAGTTGGTGGGGTACTTTTACTCGCAAAATATTGTGGGTGAAGTGACATTACTGAATATCGCGATAGCACCTGATAAGCAGGGTAAAGGTTACGGGCGTATCTTGATGGAGGCATTCATTAAGGCGTGTGAAGAATCTAACGCTGAAAGCATCTGGCTTGAAGTTCGAGAAAGTAACCTCAAAGCGTTTCAGTTATACGAGTCGCTCGGTTTTAATGAGGTCGATAGGCGCTATAACTACTACCCAAGCGCTAATGGAAAAGAAGACGCGATTATCATGAGTTATTTATTCTTCTCTTTTTAG
- a CDS encoding GNAT family N-acetyltransferase has protein sequence MLIRTEAPADILTIDRLVKSAFETEAEANLVMKLRENSRLTLSLVACSDDGEIIGHVMFSPVQVDGEDHNWQGLAPLCVKSEYQNQGIATSLIKEAFVSLVDFGYPGCVVLGDPAFYQKFGFKNADIFNFNCIWDVPEGAFQAIELVDGCFQNHSGLIEYSPEFSEL, from the coding sequence ATGCTTATTCGAACTGAAGCTCCAGCAGATATATTAACGATTGATCGTTTAGTTAAATCTGCATTTGAGACTGAAGCTGAAGCCAACTTGGTGATGAAGCTTCGTGAAAATAGCCGTTTGACGTTATCTTTAGTGGCGTGTTCTGATGATGGAGAGATTATCGGCCATGTCATGTTCAGCCCGGTCCAGGTTGATGGTGAAGATCACAACTGGCAAGGGCTTGCTCCTTTGTGTGTTAAAAGTGAATATCAAAATCAAGGAATTGCTACCTCTTTGATTAAGGAAGCATTTGTATCTCTAGTTGATTTTGGTTATCCAGGGTGCGTTGTTTTGGGAGACCCAGCTTTTTATCAAAAATTTGGTTTTAAAAATGCCGATATATTCAACTTTAACTGCATTTGGGATGTGCCTGAGGGGGCGTTTCAGGCCATTGAACTCGTGGATGGTTGTTTTCAAAATCATTCAGGTTTAATTGAATATAGCCCTGAATTTTCTGAGTTGTAG
- a CDS encoding MATE family efflux transporter, with protein sequence MTNSIYRQFWRYTIPTVAAMLVNGLYQVVDGIFIGRYMGAEGLAGINVAWPVIGCILGLGMMIGVGTGALSSIKQGEQNSESAKQVLATGLILLAGLAPVVSILLWYFSDAFLLVQGAEGRVLELGLQYLHVLIFASVFSLGSIALPFLLRNDDSPNLATVLMIIGAVINIALDYVFIVWLKWELTGAALATGIAQMIVTVLGVGYFFSSRAKLRLTRRCLVLRLNYVPQLFAIGVSSFFMYAYGSMMVALHNALFTQYGNTLIIGSYAILGYIVTVYYLTVEGIANGMQPLVSYNHGAKNNHNIKQLLNVAMITSIVGGVLFIILLNIFPYEAISVFNSQDSELIDNAVLGIRLHLFALFLDGFLVVAGAYYQAINRGGKAMFVTVGNMLIQLPFLYLLPKMIGLTGVWIAYPLSNIALSIVVIIMMVKDIKRLSSQQDIESNHQVLAN encoded by the coding sequence ATGACAAATTCTATTTATCGCCAGTTTTGGCGCTATACCATTCCTACCGTTGCTGCGATGCTCGTCAATGGGTTGTACCAAGTTGTTGATGGTATTTTTATTGGTCGCTACATGGGCGCTGAAGGGCTTGCTGGTATTAATGTCGCTTGGCCTGTTATTGGGTGCATTCTTGGTCTCGGAATGATGATTGGGGTCGGGACTGGTGCGTTATCATCGATCAAACAAGGTGAGCAAAACAGCGAAAGCGCAAAACAAGTACTGGCGACTGGCTTGATTTTATTGGCAGGTTTAGCACCAGTGGTATCCATCTTACTGTGGTACTTTTCAGATGCTTTCCTATTAGTGCAAGGAGCGGAAGGGCGCGTATTAGAGCTTGGTTTGCAGTATTTACATGTTTTGATTTTTGCGAGTGTCTTCTCGTTAGGTTCTATTGCACTGCCATTTTTATTGCGTAATGACGATAGCCCTAACCTTGCTACGGTATTGATGATCATTGGTGCTGTCATCAATATCGCTCTTGATTACGTTTTTATTGTGTGGCTCAAATGGGAGTTAACTGGAGCGGCGTTGGCGACAGGCATTGCTCAAATGATCGTAACAGTATTAGGAGTAGGATACTTTTTCTCTTCTCGAGCAAAACTGCGGCTCACTAGGCGCTGTTTAGTATTACGTTTGAACTATGTACCTCAACTGTTTGCTATCGGTGTTTCAAGCTTTTTTATGTACGCATACGGGTCTATGATGGTGGCGTTACATAATGCACTATTTACTCAGTACGGTAATACGTTGATCATTGGATCATATGCGATTTTGGGATATATCGTAACGGTTTACTACTTAACAGTAGAGGGGATTGCTAATGGGATGCAACCGCTGGTTAGCTATAATCACGGTGCTAAAAATAACCATAATATTAAGCAGTTACTTAACGTTGCGATGATAACGTCTATTGTGGGCGGAGTGCTGTTTATTATTCTATTAAATATCTTCCCTTATGAAGCGATATCGGTTTTTAACTCACAAGATTCGGAGTTGATTGATAATGCCGTGCTAGGGATCCGTTTACATTTATTCGCTCTATTCTTAGATGGTTTTCTTGTGGTTGCAGGTGCTTATTACCAAGCGATAAACCGTGGTGGGAAAGCAATGTTTGTGACTGTAGGTAACATGCTAATTCAACTGCCATTTTTGTATTTATTGCCAAAAATGATTGGACTGACGGGGGTGTGGATTGCTTACCCTCTATCCAATATAGCATTGAGTATTGTGGTTATTATCATGATGGTTAAAGATATTAAAAGGCTATCTAGTCAACAAGATATAGAGTCCAACCACCAAGTACTGGCGAATTGA
- a CDS encoding MarR family winged helix-turn-helix transcriptional regulator produces the protein MSLNHHLEELERFSAKIWRVHSKEDPIAQLSFNEYDYLKVIQAAPELIRLTDLAAEMQVTKPSATNMVKRLERKGLVERKPCPEDARSKRVGLTPLATDNLSLESKVYELMSDRLMKGLTEIEAQQLNELLKKALK, from the coding sequence ATGAGTTTAAATCACCACCTAGAAGAGCTAGAGCGATTTTCAGCGAAAATTTGGAGAGTGCACAGTAAGGAAGATCCGATTGCTCAGCTCAGTTTCAATGAGTATGACTACCTCAAAGTCATTCAAGCTGCCCCTGAACTGATTCGCTTGACCGATTTAGCAGCCGAGATGCAAGTCACGAAACCATCGGCAACGAATATGGTGAAACGATTAGAGCGTAAAGGGCTAGTGGAGCGGAAACCATGCCCCGAAGATGCCCGTTCTAAACGGGTTGGCCTAACGCCTTTAGCTACTGACAACCTTTCGTTGGAAAGTAAAGTCTATGAATTAATGTCGGATCGTTTGATGAAGGGTCTGACGGAAATTGAAGCTCAGCAGTTAAATGAGCTTCTGAAAAAAGCGTTGAAATAA
- a CDS encoding DNA polymerase III subunit psi, giving the protein MGISQWVLADPKMFEGYQPVDLELPDSCKLLLISPMPPSGEIVTMFERVLKSIHLRLDQALFIQPSQLSQLGENQLEWVWFAGCETSDEVQVKKVLNSPLLSEIDGNVQHRRDLWQQICSYD; this is encoded by the coding sequence ATGGGCATAAGCCAGTGGGTTTTGGCTGACCCTAAAATGTTTGAAGGCTATCAGCCTGTAGATTTAGAACTTCCTGACTCATGCAAGTTATTACTTATCTCACCGATGCCACCAAGTGGAGAGATCGTGACGATGTTTGAGCGCGTTTTAAAAAGTATTCATTTACGGCTTGATCAGGCGTTGTTCATTCAACCGTCACAACTATCTCAACTAGGTGAAAATCAACTTGAATGGGTATGGTTTGCTGGCTGCGAGACTTCTGACGAAGTTCAGGTTAAAAAAGTACTTAACTCACCTTTGTTATCTGAAATAGATGGCAATGTTCAACACCGACGAGATTTATGGCAGCAGATCTGTTCTTATGACTAA
- the ubiT gene encoding ubiquinone anaerobic biosynthesis accessory factor UbiT, whose protein sequence is MINKIRTQLVQNAASILRSPVHLLPQTVQKKALLEGLKTVFHEALEDGDFEFLEDKWLKVSIKDMNLSWHISYQDEKLVVSETSEQEDVSFSGNLNDLILIVGRKEDPDTLFFQRRLSIEGDTELGLEVKNLMDSVDLELLPKPLQLFVNQLADFVHKGVQSPSTQNEVINAYSN, encoded by the coding sequence GTGATTAACAAGATTCGCACCCAACTAGTTCAAAACGCAGCATCAATTTTGCGATCTCCAGTCCACTTATTGCCTCAAACTGTACAAAAAAAAGCCTTGCTAGAAGGGTTGAAAACGGTTTTTCACGAAGCGCTTGAAGACGGTGATTTTGAGTTCCTTGAAGATAAATGGTTAAAAGTATCAATTAAGGATATGAACCTTAGTTGGCATATCAGTTACCAAGATGAAAAACTTGTAGTATCAGAGACTTCAGAGCAAGAAGATGTCAGTTTTAGTGGCAACTTGAATGATCTTATTCTAATTGTAGGACGAAAAGAGGATCCCGATACGCTCTTTTTCCAACGTCGATTAAGCATTGAAGGGGATACAGAATTAGGCCTAGAAGTTAAGAATTTAATGGATAGCGTGGATCTGGAGTTGTTACCTAAACCGCTGCAATTATTTGTAAATCAATTAGCTGATTTTGTGCATAAGGGCGTACAATCACCGTCTACACAAAATGAGGTTATAAATGCTTATTCGAACTGA